Part of the Girardinichthys multiradiatus isolate DD_20200921_A chromosome 14, DD_fGirMul_XY1, whole genome shotgun sequence genome is shown below.
gtaTAAcacctgatcaaaccaaaatatctCTGAGTTTCTGCTTGTTGATATTTACTAGTCAGAAAAGCACATTTTCTTACTGTAGACTATAAGTAGTTTACAGTAAACTGCTTTAAATGGTCAGCTACGAAAGCAGGTTTTAAACATCCTCCTTTTGGCTACGAAGTGACGTATGGTCGGTACCAAATGTCTCGCCTcattttgtgtcacagaaagttgGGTATTTCAAAGGTAAGAAATGCTCAAAGGACGAACTGACCAGCAGTCATACTGAAGCGGGTTGTTGATGCAGGTGTGAAACCTCGTCTTCGCAGGGACAAATCGACACGTGGGTGATAGAAAACCGCCTTCAGAACGATGCATCCTTTTGTACTCAAAAAGCCTAGTATGCAAAAACCAAAACTACAAATTTTGGCTTTTTATGTGGAAGGGACAAGATGACAAGAACCCTGTGTGTTAATGGAAATGTTTTGGGTCTACAGGGGGAGGAGTATGTCATCCTCCACAAGCAGGACCAGCTGTGGTGGAGGGCGGAGGACAGACACGGGTAGGTCCAATCAAACCTGCAGAGCTTCTGCAGCAAAGTCCAGAAGCACCAGtgattgatttatatttttattccaaAAAGCTAAACTCTGTTTTATTCATGTAACGTGTTCTCAATGGGCTGTTCTTCAGACTTTCAAAGGTTTTTTGGGGGGACTTTTCATAGATTCAACAAAAGAAAtagtttaaaaattaaatcattGAGACAATCAGTAACAAATATGCTGACAAAGAAATAACTGCTCGTTTCTGAAATGTCATTGTTCTGGACACTGCTGATTATTTCCTTGTATTGTTTTGCTCAGGAATAAAGGCTTCATTCCCAGTAACTACgtaacagagaaaaacagaattgAGGCAAACTCGTAAGTCTCTAGTCCTTTATTTAACTCAGTTTAGgaacacagaaataaaacccttgattttttattttttttttattgtgcgcCATAAAGGTGGTACTGCAAGAACATAACCAGAACAGAAGCTGAACAGCTGCTGAAACAGCAGGTATTTATTCATCATTCTAACTGAACAGAAACATATTTCCACATATAAGATGCATATAAAATATAAGACATTAACTTCTGATATAGCTTGAATGTGCATCTTATCTATAGTGAGTTAAAGATGTTTTACTATTATTTCTAAGGATTAATTATTGTTTCCTTATATTTTCCAGGACAAAGAAGGTGGTTTTATTGTGCGGGAGTCCAGTAAACAAGGAACCTATACTGTTTCTGTTTATACAAAGACAATAAGGTGAGTCAGGTGTTGGGCACTTTTATAAACTTTACATCCACTGAAAGTATTCAACCAAATATTTTTGTGTGTAGTCCAAATGGAGATATTAGACATTACCAGATTAAAATAACGGATACTGGACAGTTCTACCTGGCTGAAAAACACACCTTCAGCTCCATACCAGATGTTATACACTACCATGAGCACAATGCAGCAGGTAGGTAAACGCCCTGGTCATCATGTACATGTGTCATCTCCACTGTTGCATTTCATGCTTCTGCTGTAATCATGCATGGGTTTGTAGGTCTTGTGACCCGGTTACGGTATTCTGTGGGACCAATGGGAAGGTGTGTACCAGCCACAGCAGGATTCAGCTCAGGTAAATACGTGCAAACGTTTATTTCAAGCTGCGGCATGCATCATTTGACCAAAAATATCAAGGGACATTTCCAGATTTCAGTTTTCCACAACATTAAACTTTTGGAACCGGTATTTAAAGTAGTTAATGTCTACATGTTAGAACAGAACTGTAGGTTATATGTTAGAACTGTATGTTCTCTTGAGCTCTAAATTGTGTTTCTGGTACATTTTTGGTTAAAATCTGTTTGTTCATCATTCAATGGATTGCTGTTATTCTTTTCTTATTGTACCTTGCATgctttctcttcttttctcctGATTTTCTTCTTCCAGAGAAGTGGGAGATCAATCCCAGTGAGCTGACCTTCATGAAGGAACTGGGCAGTGGCCAGTTTGGAGTGGTAAAACTCGGCAAGTGGAGGGACCAGCAGAAAGTGGCCATCAAGGCCATCAGAGAGGGATCCATGTATGAGGAGGACTTCATCGAGGAGGCCAAAGTTATGATGTAGGGGAGGAGAATCAAGACGAGAAAAAGGCAACGAGAAGCTGGGAATGCATTTCCTGTAACCCTTTCTGTGTCATCTGTTCCAGGAGGCTGTGCCACCCCAAACTGGTTCAGTTGTATGGTGTTTGCTTAAATCAGCGCCCCCTGCTGATCGTGGCTGAGTGCATGGACAATGGCTGCCTGCTGAATTACCTGCGGCAGATGGGCAGGACTCTGAAGGACGCGTGGCTTCTGTCCATGTGCCAGGATGTCTGTGAGGGGATGGAGTACCTGGAAGCTCACAACTTCATCCACAGAGACCTGGTGAGTCTCCACGACCAGAACACAGGGTCTTGTTTTAGTTGATTAAACTCTGAAGTCATAGAGCAAAGGTgtagaaatgtgcaactgagtaagataaattaaaaaatgtacaaTATCTTCCTTCTCTAATTTCTCTTGGAACAAATTCAATGGATTCTGTCTAAAAACATGGCAACAGATTAATAAAACAGCGTTTTGTTGCTTTGGTATAGGGTCCAATTTGGTCTTGGACCTCCTCATACTAGCTGTTAGCCTTGGCCTCTGGGTCCAGTTAATCTTTAAGTTCTGTTTTATATTTGCTCATtatgtgtgtttattctgtgtTATTCAGGCGGCCAGGAACTGTCTGGTCAACGAGCACAACGTGGTGAAGGTCAGCGACTTCGGGATGACCAGGTACAGCCGACACTTTACATAAATAGttaacaaacaaaccaaaataattGGTAATGATAGAAATTagcaaatgtttttcaaatgaataaCCCTTTGGACATTATtgctgccatcacgcattccgtggtggaaacagaggctggggactcggggttggactctttcatcacccaggctgaagtcaccgaggtggttaaaaagctccgcggtggcaaggcttcgggggtggatgagatccgccctgagtacctcaagtctctggatgttgtagggctgtcatggttgacacgtctcttcaacattgcgtggcggtcggggacagtgcctctggactggcagactggggaggtggtcccccttcataagaagggggactggagggtgtgttccaactacagggggatcacactcctcagcctccctggtaaggcctacgccagggtattggagaggagagtccgaccgatagtcgaacctcggcttcaggaggagcagtgtggttttcgtcccggccgtggaacactggaccagctctataccctctacagggtactcgagggttcatgggagtttgcccaaccggttcacatgtgttttgtggacctggagaaggcattcgactgtgtcccttgtgatgccctgtggggggtgctccaggagtatggaatcgggggccctttactaggggccatccggtccctgtacgagcggagcaggagtttggtccgcattgccggcactaagtcggacctgttcccagtgcatgttggactctggcagggctgccctttgtcaccggtcctgttcataacttttatggacaggatttctagacgcagccaagggccggaggggggcgggtttggggaccagtggatttcgtctcttctttttgcagatgacgtggtcctgctggccccctctagccaagatctacagcatgcgctgtggcggttcgcagccgagtgtgaagcggctgggatgaggatcagctcctccaagtccgaggccatggtactcgactggaaaagggtggcttgtcctcttcaggttggaggggagttcctgcctcaagtggaggagtttaagtatctcggggtcttgttcacgagtgagggaagaatggagcgggagatcgacagacggatcggtgcggctgccacagtaatgggggcgctgtgccggtccgttgtggtgaagagagagctgagccgaaaagcaaagctctcaatttactggtcggtctacgttcctaccctcacctatggccatgaactttgggtcatgaccgaaagaacgagatcccggatacaagcgactgaaatgagtttcctccgtagggtggccgggcactcccttagagatagggtgaggagctcggccatccgggagaggctcggagtagagctgctgctcctccacatcgagaggagccagttgaggtggctcgggcatctataccggatgcctcctggacgccttcctcgggaggtgttccaggcacgtcccaccgggaggaggccaggggacggcccaggacacgctggagggactatgtctctcggctggcctgggaacgccttgggctccccctggaggaactggaggaggtgtctggggagagggacgtctgggcgtctctgttgagtctgctgcccccgcgacccggtcctggataagcggaagacgacgagtacgagtacattatTGTTTTGATGATATTATGCGTGAATAGttcagaacaaataaaaaatttgttttatcctgtgtttattttcattgtgaTGTTGAGGCTTTCTGATCAGAAACATAATTAtaaacttctccagaacctTTAGATCTAATCAGTTTTAAGTATTTAAATCCTCTCTGAAGAAGAAATGTCCTCCTGAAGTACTTTAAGACCTAAATTATTAGCATCCCTTTTAAAATGATTGCAGATATGTTCTGGACAACCAGTACACCAGCTCCAATGGTGCCAAGTTCCCAGTGAAGTGGTCTCCTCCTGAGGTTCTCCACTACAGTAAATACAGCAGTAAATCAGACGTCTGGTCCTTTGGTGAGAGACCTTGACACTAGAAGCTGCAGCTGATTCCTGTGTTGTTAGAACATCAGAGGTTTCTGACGTGTGTATTTTCAGGTGTGGTGATGTGGGAGATCTTCTCGCAGGGTCAAACGCCGTTCGAGAACCGCTCCAACTTGGATGTAGTGAACGACATCACCAAAGGGATCCGCCTGTATCGACCGCACCGCGCCTCTCAACCGCTGTACACCATCATGTACCGCTGCTGGCACGAGGTACCACACCACACATTTACCTTTAACCGTCAAAACTAGTGTTATAAACTGCTGGTTTCTTTACAATAAGTGGGAAACGACACAACTGTAATCCAGAGGGTTAAAACAGTgggaactttttattttatatattaatgGGAAATAGTTCTACAGCGAACAAGCTTTAAATGTACAACCTAGAAAAACCTGGAAGCAAGGAAGGAAGGTCGGACACACCAGGaatgaaataaaagaagaaaaggaatTAAGGACTCAAGAAAAGAAAGGaggtaggacacaaggaagaaaaggaaaggaaaaaacagGGAATcgaggaaagaaggaaaaaaggacATAAGGCAGCTAGAACACAAGCAAAGAAATTAGAAAGGGCACAAAGGAGAAAGGAAGGACATGGGGTAAGGAAGGAAGAtaggaaataaagaaacaaataaaatttataaagttaaaaaataaaaatgtttcttcagaCTTGCAAAATATTGAAATCCAATTCAAAACTTTGCTAGATTGCATAGAAAAGTGATAAGTGTATTTTCTGTTGATCAGTCTGACATTTTTGTTGACATCGCCTTCTCCCCATCTCTGCTTGGTGCTGTAGAAACCTCAGGGTCGGCCGGCGTTCACAGAAATCCTGGAGGAAATCAGAAAACTGGCAGAAAATCCAGATTAACACAaagatgttatttattttacctcTGAATATCAAACTGTTCTTTGAACTCCTatgtacaaataaaacatgttttattgttataaatatattttttgtataaaaaaatgtttacgtGTACTGATgctttaaatcatttatttattttgaaatatataGTAAGACCAACAAGAGATTGTACATTTTAAACTCAaccttttgtttgtgttgattttATACATATGAAGCTTCTGTTTATATTAATATACAGACTGTGAAGTTCAAACTAATATCAAagttgtgtgtggtgtgtttatAAAGCTTGAATGATCGAATAAATGGTGATTTTGGGTATTTATGATGTgagattcttctttttttgtttacgAAATTTTTATTGTACCCTTTTTGTGAATCATTAACACTAAACTCTGCAGAAGCCAACAATAAGGGAACAAGTCAGGGTTTCCAGACTGGTCCAGCCTTATTTACCTCTATTTAAATTAGTTTACCTGTTTTTTCTTCTCAAGCAGCAGTTTCAATGAAAGAACTCAAATATTGAgattcttttgggtcagcactgccatctgctggacaattaggagaaattattttttgggGAGTTGAACTTTTACAACtccaaagcagaaaaaaatgaaaatatcaccatatttttattttatttttgtaaatatttgaaccaaaatagatttttttttttttatcgtttTTACCCAAGTCCTTCCTTGGCTGCAACACaggggaaaaacaaacaaacaaaaaaaaaaaacatccagccACATTTTATCACCGTCCAGCAGGAAGAACTAGCGTTTTCCTTCGATCTACGTCACCAACCGCGAGGAGGGTTACCACGGCAACGCGTCAGTTGAAACACGCGCAGCTAGATGGCCGTCTCAGGTGACGCTGCCAGGTTCCCACACAGTCGGGGACACCGATACTCCGTGTTTACGTTGATGGAGCAGATTAAAGCGACAAACTGGGATCAAGCTCTCAGGTCGGAGACGTTGtgagtttgtttctgtttcttcctCTGTTTCTGCTCTGGTCCACAAATACGTCATGGTACCGTTTGCAGAACTTAGTGTAGTTTTTAGGACACATGTTCACCTATTTAGCCTTATTTTATATCTCTATTGTCTAAATTCATTTTTTAACTATTATTAAGGTTGGGGGGGGGTTCGTTGTGTTGCTTTGAAAGAAGTAAGATTTGCAAaacttgatttttctttttcttattttagtaTAATTTTGAGTCTTTATTTTCTAGAATCAGTTcattaatcaaaaataaaacctcacacatacataaataaattgtCTGTTTCTGTCATGAGTCGATACAACCTTGGCTCTATAGAGTTAAGAAGACTTAATGGTTAAATGATTCAAAGGTCAGAGTTAAGTTATTGgctaacaacaaaaaacattcctCTGAATGTAGTTAGGTTAATAAACTAAATATGAGTGAAAGATGATCTTCAGAATGTCTGCAGAGCTATTGATCAAGAAAGAAAGTCTGCTTTAAAGGAGGATATAGAGTGAAATAAGGGGTGAACCATGGCTTTTTCAAGGTGCTAAAATCCAATATATTTTGGAaaagttttctaattttatttattttgataagAAAGAGCCACTAGAGTCAATAACATGaaagatttcttctgttctttCAGAATAGGAATCTAATGGAGCGCTACGAGTCACTGGGTCCAGTTGGGGAGGGTAGTTACGGTACCGTGCTCAAGTGCCGGCACCGAGACTCCGGTCGTCTCGTCGCCATCAAGAAATTCGTGGATTCAGACAATGACAAGACAGTGAAGAAGATCGCCCTCAGGGAAATCAAGCTGCTCAGGGTACCTGTCAATCAGCCAGTCAATGAATAACTGATTACAGGGAGGGCTGCAAAAACACTGAGCGTTGTTGATTATAATGATAAACAGAAACTATACGCATCTAAAACTCTGCTGTCCTCAAAACCTTACAGCAACTCCGTCACGACAATCTGGTGAACCTTCTGGAGGTGTGGAAGCGACGTCGTCGCTGGTATCTGGTGTTTGAGTTTGTGGACCGGACTCTTCTGGATGAACTGGAGCAGAAGTCAAGCGGGTTGGACCTCAACACCTGTCAGCAGTACTTATTTCAGATCCTTAGAGCTGCCAACTTTTGTCATCAGCAAAATGTAAGGAATACTTTCAAAACTTCTTTTTAACACTAAGGATATCAAATATCATTAAAGTTCCATATGTTCAGAGGTCCAGACCAGTATTCCTGGCCAAAACTCACAGCTTTAAAGttacaaattaataaataaagaaaaaggaacTAAAATAATGTGGAAATAGGTGTCGCCATCATATTTGGAATATCTTACCCCCATTCTAGGTCATCCACCGTGACATCAAACCTGAGAACATCCTCATCTCTCAGGAGGGTGTGGTCAAACTGTGTGATTTTGGATTCGCCCGAACCATTGCATCGCCCTCTGAAGGCGGCGTATATACCGACTACGTAGCCACTCGTTGGTACAGAGCTCCTGAACTGCTAGTAGGAGACATCAAGTACGGCAAGTAGGTATTTCTGTACTGCTCTCAAGTTTCCTGATGGATGTTATGAATACCAAACAATAACTGCTatatgtgcttgtgtgtgtagACCGGTGGATGTTTGGGCCCTGGGTTGTCTGTTAATAGAGATGTTAACTGGACAACCTTTGTTTCCCGGAGACTCCGACCTTGACCAGATATACCACATTGTCAGATGTTTTGGTAAGCTCTTACAGTGAACTTATCAAGATATTGTTTTCTCTTCGCCTTTTGGATGATTTTTTCTTGGCTCCAGGTAACTTGACGGCTCATCACCAGGAGTTATTTCACAGAAATCCCATCTTTTCTGGAGTTAAACTGCCTGAGTGTTCAAAAACAGTCCCACTGCAACAACGCTTCCCCACAATCCCGCCAACTGCCCTTGACCTGGCACAGGTATTTCATAGTTGGGTTAGTGAAGTCCTTGCAAAGTGCTTAACCAAAAAATTTTAAGTCCCAACCTAGCAACATTTATGTGTGGGCCCCATGTGGATATGGACCTACTCAGGCTGGATCAATAATAACTGGGATTGGGCCCACATGTTGCTTCTTGTGCGTAGGACTTTGACTTAATACAACATGTATCAGCAAAACCAGTTGGAAATGCTGTGTGGATGGTTGTTTGGTCTCAAATAGGCATTAAGAACATCAGGTCCAGTTTCCCAATACATTTAGGACCCACATGGGTCACTATTTACCCATGTAGAACTATCTGAATTAAACCCTTTCAGGTAATAGATATTGGGCCATTTAGTAACCTGTGAACAATCCCATCTGATGCCCATTATTTAACCCATATTCTTGTATTATGGGCCCCATATGTAAATGCTGGCAGGAGTTgtaggaaaaggaaaaattagGAATTCAGTAAAAGGTCTTTCTTGCCATTGTTTTCAGTCACCATATTATTTGCATCACTTGTACCTTCATTTGTTGCACAGAAGTGTCTAGAGATGGACCCAAAAAGACGAGCACAGTGTTCAAACCTGTTAGACCATCTTCTGTTCACCCAAGGATCTTTCAGCATCAggtatatttttgtgttttaccttTCCCTCATGAGATAGGTCGCAAATGCTACAGTCTGTCTTCTATATATTCAAAACCTCTGCATCTTTCGTTTTATCTGCACAGATTTTTAGATGAGCTGAACACTAAAatccaaaaaaaacacagagagaactCTACTCTTCCCAAAATACCCAAAACCACACTGCAAGACGACGGAAAAGGGGAGGACAAAAACTGCATAAGCAAAGACAAGAAACAACTGGAAGAAATGGAAGAGAAAGGAAACAaggaaaagatggaaaaaacaaagggaaaacaACCGCCCAAGCTGTTTAAATCAATTCATAATACAACCGAATCTTTTATGACCAAACAACCTAAAACATTTAGCAACAAGGCTAT
Proteins encoded:
- the LOC124880259 gene encoding cyclin-dependent kinase-like 2 isoform X4 produces the protein MERYESLGPVGEGSYGTVLKCRHRDSGRLVAIKKFVDSDNDKTVKKIALREIKLLRQLRHDNLVNLLEVWKRRRRWYLVFEFVDRTLLDELEQKSSGLDLNTCQQYLFQILRAANFCHQQNVIHRDIKPENILISQEGVVKLCDFGFARTIASPSEGGVYTDYVATRWYRAPELLVGDIKYGKPVDVWALGCLLIEMLTGQPLFPGDSDLDQIYHIVRCFAPAANCLHLPPSFRTLAPTIFLSSSNSPAPSDHLIQGGGSHTGTNSLRKIDQPFGLNHATRSFAFQASGNSFINERSKNSVHFPDVRSSVLPELSGKEGQFGLPKLLLSAKSQNNERFLNTFFKPNRTKVLPRNREQKRLQSHQTDNRDKTSTQIHQNSWSKSSNISYPQNILIFYYFILVKKKLLNYTTNTEFRFLNCFLMFTLI
- the txk gene encoding tyrosine-protein kinase TXK, with the translated sequence MIHSNHSTHSVFCCCCAVQTREISTRMELEGRTSLCFQGRRYPGNARRVDRSRKKLPLPPPENGEGEGSLNVIAMYDFTAKEDTDLTIKQGEEYVILHKQDQLWWRAEDRHGNKGFIPSNYVTEKNRIEANSWYCKNITRTEAEQLLKQQDKEGGFIVRESSKQGTYTVSVYTKTISPNGDIRHYQIKITDTGQFYLAEKHTFSSIPDVIHYHEHNAAGLVTRLRYSVGPMGRCVPATAGFSSEKWEINPSELTFMKELGSGQFGVVKLGKWRDQQKVAIKAIREGSMYEEDFIEEAKVMMRLCHPKLVQLYGVCLNQRPLLIVAECMDNGCLLNYLRQMGRTLKDAWLLSMCQDVCEGMEYLEAHNFIHRDLAARNCLVNEHNVVKVSDFGMTRYVLDNQYTSSNGAKFPVKWSPPEVLHYSKYSSKSDVWSFGVVMWEIFSQGQTPFENRSNLDVVNDITKGIRLYRPHRASQPLYTIMYRCWHEKPQGRPAFTEILEEIRKLAENPD
- the LOC124880259 gene encoding cyclin-dependent kinase-like 2 isoform X5 — its product is MERYESLGPVGEGSYGTVLKCRHRDSGRLVAIKKFVDSDNDKTVKKIALREIKLLRQLRHDNLVNLLEVWKRRRRWYLVFEFVDRTLLDELEQKSSGLDLNTCQQYLFQILRAANFCHQQNVIHRDIKPENILISQEGVVKLCDFGFARTIASPSEGGVYTDYVATRWYRAPELLVGDIKYGKPVDVWALGCLLIEMLTGQPLFPGDSDLDQIYHIVRCFGNLTAHHQELFHRNPIFSGVKLPECSKTVPLQQRFPTIPPTALDLAQLLLPIVYTSLHLSGPLPLPSFSPVATALLPVTTLSREEVLIPGPTVFER